From the genome of Microtus pennsylvanicus isolate mMicPen1 chromosome 20, mMicPen1.hap1, whole genome shotgun sequence, one region includes:
- the Neurod4 gene encoding neurogenic differentiation factor 4, with the protein MAKMYMKSKDIVELVNTQSWTDKGLSSQNEMREQERRSGSYGMLGTLTEEHDSIEEEEEEEGDGEKPKRRGPKKKKMTKARLERFRARRVKANARERTRMHGLNDALDNLRRVMPCYSKTQKLSKIETLRLARNYIWALSEVLETGQTLEGKGFVEMLCKGLSQPTSNLVAGCLQLGPQSALLEKHEEKSPICDSTVSVHSFNYQSPGLPSPPYGHMETHLLHLKPQPFKSLEDSSFGSHPPDCGTPPYEGPLTPPLSISGNFSLKQGGSPDLEKSYSFMPHYTSASLSSGHAHSTPFQAGTSRYDVPIDMTYDSYPNHGIGTQLNTIFTD; encoded by the coding sequence ATGGCAAAAATGTACATGAAATCGAAGGATATAGTAGAGCTGGTCAACACACAATCCTGGACGGACAAAGGCCTGAGTTCTCAAAATGAGATGAGGGAACAGGAGAGAAGATCAGGCTCTTATGGGATGCTTGGAACCTTAACTGAAGAGCATGACAGtattgaagaagaggaagaagaggaaggtgaTGGAGAAAAACCTAAAAGAAGAGGTCCCAAGAAAAAGAAGATGACGAAAGCACGCCTGGAGAGGTTCAGGGCTCGAAGAGTCAAGGCCAATGCTAGAGAGCGGACCCGGATGCATGGCCTGAATGATGCCTTGGATAACCTTAGAAGAGTCATGCCCTGCTACTCTAAAACCCAAAAACTTTCCAAGATAGAGACTCTTCGACTAGCAAGGAACTATATCTGGGCCTTGTCTGAAGTCCTGGAGACTGGTCAGACACTTGAAGGCAAGGGATTTGTGGAGATGCTCTGTAAAGGGCTCTCTCAGCCTACAAGCAACCTGGTCGCTGGATGCCTCCAACTGGGACCTCAGTCTGCCCTCTTGGAGAAGCATGAGGAAAAATCTCCAATTTGTGACTCTACTGTCTCTGTCCACAGCTTCAACTATCAGTCTCCAGGGCTCCCCAGCCCTCCTTATGGCCATATGGAAACACATCTTCTCCATCTCAAGCCTCAACCATTTAAGAGTTTGGAAGACTCTTCTTTTGGGAGCCATCCGCCTGATTGTGGTACCCCACCTTATGAGGGTCCACTCACACCACCACTCAGCATCAGTGGCAACTTCTCCTTGAAGCAAGGTGGCTCCCCTGACTTGGAAAAATCCTACAGCTTCATGCCACATTATACCTCCGCAAGTCTAAGTTCAGGACATGCACATTCTACTCCTTTTCAGGCTGGCACTTCACGCTATGATGTTCCTATAGACATGACCTATGATTCTTACCCCAACCATGGTATTGGAACTCAGCTCAATACTATCTTCACTGATTAG